One part of the Helicoverpa armigera isolate CAAS_96S chromosome 3, ASM3070526v1, whole genome shotgun sequence genome encodes these proteins:
- the LOC110374080 gene encoding septin-7 isoform X5 codes for MTSLSESPLNRTRNRPVLARYKPCGDSSDQLQSKRELFFKSDSVSGGGVSATGPPIAAPPAPPSVLKDALAKRATTLPDQLENNHHESNGSISKLSNSVSVDANKPPSSAPPPTPAPPVPTSAPPGAPLRSTENIIKKPDHPPVAPKPELPKLEKPKTKELDGYVGFANLPNQVYRKAVKKGFEFTLMVVGETGLGKSTLINSLFLTDVYDRDKHPGPSLRVKKTVGVETSVVILKENGVNLTLTIVDTPGFGDAVDNSNCWQPIIDFVESKYEEFLNAESRVTRKAAPPDTRVHCCLYFIAPSGHGLKPLDVEFMQRLGDKVNIIPVIAKADTMTPEECKDFKEQIMKEISQHKIKIYDFPESTGEEGEVAEAARGLRTRVPFAVVGANTVIETDGRRVRGRKYPWGIAEVENLEHCDFLALRNMVIRTHLQDLKDVTSSVHYENYRCRKLAGLSHDGKPHRINSNNLCPQGLMNSFMTVWNPLAQMEEEKREHDLKMKKMESEMEQVFEMKVREKRAKLKESEAELARRHEATRRALEAQARELDERQRALHAERLAWERDTGLSLDDLRRRSLEANSKETVDGKDKKDKKKKGLF; via the exons tTACAAAGTAAACGAGAATTGTTCTTCAAGTCGGACTCAGTGAGTGGCGGCGGCGTGAGTGCGACGGGTCCGCCGATAgcagcgccgcccgcgccgccctccGTGCTGAAGGACGCGCTCGCCAAGCGCGCCACTACGTTGCCCGACCAGCTGGAGAACAACCACCACGAGTCCAACGGCAGCATCAGCAAGCTCAGCAACAGCGTCTCTGTGGACGCCAACAAGCCGCCCAGCTCGGCGCCGCCCCCTACCCCAGCGCCCCCCGTGCCCACCTCGGCGCCTCCTGGTGCGCCGCTGCGCTCTACAGAGAACATCATCAAG aaaccggACCACCCACCAGTTGCGCCAAAACCTGAATTACCAAAATTAGAAAAGCCAAAAACCAAAGAATTAGATGGATATGTCGGATTTGCAAACCTACCAAACCAAGTATACAGAAAAGCAGTAAAAAAGGGATTCGAATTCACGTTAATGGTTGTAG GTGAAACGGGGTTGGGCAAGTCAACGTTAATAAACTCACTGTTTTTGACGGACGTATACGATCGGGACAAACATCCGGGTCCTTCACTACGCGTCAAGAAAACGGTCGGCGTGGAGACCAGCGTGGTGATCCTCAAAGAGAATGGAGTCAACCTTACACTAACAATAGTCGACACACCAGGCTTCGGCGATGCAGTCGACAACAGCAATTG ttGGCAACCTATCATCGACTTCGTTGAGTCGAAGTATGAAGAGTTCCTGAACGCAGAGTCGCGGGTGACGCGCAAGGCGGCGCCGCCCGACACGCGCGTGCACTGCTGCCTGTACTTCATCGCGCCCAGCGGGCACGGCCTCAAGCCGCTAGACGTCGAGTTCATGCAGCGGCTCGGAGACAAAGTCAACATCATTCCGGTCATCGCGAAAGCGGACACTATGACTCCGGAGGAGTGTAAAGATTTCAAAGAACAG ATAATGAAAGAAATAAGTCAACACAAAATCAAGATCTACGACTTCCCGGAGAGCACGGGCGAGGAGGGCGAGGTGGCGGAGGCGGCGCGGGGGCTGCGCACGCGGGTGCCGTTCGCCGTGGTGGGCGCCAACACCGTCATCGAGACCGACGGCCGGCGCGTGCGCGGCCGCAAGTACCCCTGGGGCATCGCCGAGG TGGAAAACCTGGAACACTGCGACTTTCTGGCGTTGCGCAACATGGTGATAAGGACGCATCTCCAGGATCTGAAGGACGTAACGAGCTCCGTACACTATGAGAACTACCGCTGCCGGAAGCTCGCCGGCCTCTCTCACGACGGGAAACCGCACAGAATCAATTCCAACAA TTTGTGCCCGCAAGGATTGATGAACAGTTTCATGACCGTTTG GAATCCTTTGGCGCAAATGGAGGAAGAAAAGCGGGAACATGATCTTAAGATGAAGAAAATGGAAAGTGAAATGGAGCAG GTGTTCGAGATGAAGGTGCGGGAGAAGCGCGCCAAGCTGAAGGAGTCGGAGGCGGAGCTGGCGCGGCGGCACGAGGCCACGCGGCGCGCGCTGGAGGCGCAGGCGCGCGAGCTGGACGAGCGCCAGCGCGCGCTGCACGCCGAGCGCCTCGCCTGGGAGCGCGACACCGGCCTCTCGCTCGACGACCTGCGCCGCCGCTCGCTCGAGGCCAACTCCAAGGA GACTGTCGACGGCAAGGATAAGAAGGATAAGAAAAAGAAAGGTTTGTTTTAA
- the LOC110374080 gene encoding septin-7 isoform X3 has translation MENRALNNANGHQTKLTRCSSSVGDSATDKAKVGWTSPRDIWRNLSLRRKAELQSKRELFFKSDSVSGGGVSATGPPIAAPPAPPSVLKDALAKRATTLPDQLENNHHESNGSISKLSNSVSVDANKPPSSAPPPTPAPPVPTSAPPGAPLRSTENIIKKPDHPPVAPKPELPKLEKPKTKELDGYVGFANLPNQVYRKAVKKGFEFTLMVVGETGLGKSTLINSLFLTDVYDRDKHPGPSLRVKKTVGVETSVVILKENGVNLTLTIVDTPGFGDAVDNSNCWQPIIDFVESKYEEFLNAESRVTRKAAPPDTRVHCCLYFIAPSGHGLKPLDVEFMQRLGDKVNIIPVIAKADTMTPEECKDFKEQIMKEISQHKIKIYDFPESTGEEGEVAEAARGLRTRVPFAVVGANTVIETDGRRVRGRKYPWGIAEVENLEHCDFLALRNMVIRTHLQDLKDVTSSVHYENYRCRKLAGLSHDGKPHRINSNNLCPQGLMNSFMTVWNPLAQMEEEKREHDLKMKKMESEMEQVFEMKVREKRAKLKESEAELARRHEATRRALEAQARELDERQRALHAERLAWERDTGLSLDDLRRRSLEANSKETVDGKDKKDKKKKGLF, from the exons ATGGAAAACCGCGCACTAAATAACGCCAACGGTCATCAAACTAAATTAACAAGATGTTCTAGCAGCGTTGGAGACAGTGCAACTGATAAAGCTAAAGTTGGATGGACGAGTCCCCGCGATATCTGGAGGAACTTATCGTTGCGCAGGAAAGCTGAG tTACAAAGTAAACGAGAATTGTTCTTCAAGTCGGACTCAGTGAGTGGCGGCGGCGTGAGTGCGACGGGTCCGCCGATAgcagcgccgcccgcgccgccctccGTGCTGAAGGACGCGCTCGCCAAGCGCGCCACTACGTTGCCCGACCAGCTGGAGAACAACCACCACGAGTCCAACGGCAGCATCAGCAAGCTCAGCAACAGCGTCTCTGTGGACGCCAACAAGCCGCCCAGCTCGGCGCCGCCCCCTACCCCAGCGCCCCCCGTGCCCACCTCGGCGCCTCCTGGTGCGCCGCTGCGCTCTACAGAGAACATCATCAAG aaaccggACCACCCACCAGTTGCGCCAAAACCTGAATTACCAAAATTAGAAAAGCCAAAAACCAAAGAATTAGATGGATATGTCGGATTTGCAAACCTACCAAACCAAGTATACAGAAAAGCAGTAAAAAAGGGATTCGAATTCACGTTAATGGTTGTAG GTGAAACGGGGTTGGGCAAGTCAACGTTAATAAACTCACTGTTTTTGACGGACGTATACGATCGGGACAAACATCCGGGTCCTTCACTACGCGTCAAGAAAACGGTCGGCGTGGAGACCAGCGTGGTGATCCTCAAAGAGAATGGAGTCAACCTTACACTAACAATAGTCGACACACCAGGCTTCGGCGATGCAGTCGACAACAGCAATTG ttGGCAACCTATCATCGACTTCGTTGAGTCGAAGTATGAAGAGTTCCTGAACGCAGAGTCGCGGGTGACGCGCAAGGCGGCGCCGCCCGACACGCGCGTGCACTGCTGCCTGTACTTCATCGCGCCCAGCGGGCACGGCCTCAAGCCGCTAGACGTCGAGTTCATGCAGCGGCTCGGAGACAAAGTCAACATCATTCCGGTCATCGCGAAAGCGGACACTATGACTCCGGAGGAGTGTAAAGATTTCAAAGAACAG ATAATGAAAGAAATAAGTCAACACAAAATCAAGATCTACGACTTCCCGGAGAGCACGGGCGAGGAGGGCGAGGTGGCGGAGGCGGCGCGGGGGCTGCGCACGCGGGTGCCGTTCGCCGTGGTGGGCGCCAACACCGTCATCGAGACCGACGGCCGGCGCGTGCGCGGCCGCAAGTACCCCTGGGGCATCGCCGAGG TGGAAAACCTGGAACACTGCGACTTTCTGGCGTTGCGCAACATGGTGATAAGGACGCATCTCCAGGATCTGAAGGACGTAACGAGCTCCGTACACTATGAGAACTACCGCTGCCGGAAGCTCGCCGGCCTCTCTCACGACGGGAAACCGCACAGAATCAATTCCAACAA TTTGTGCCCGCAAGGATTGATGAACAGTTTCATGACCGTTTG GAATCCTTTGGCGCAAATGGAGGAAGAAAAGCGGGAACATGATCTTAAGATGAAGAAAATGGAAAGTGAAATGGAGCAG GTGTTCGAGATGAAGGTGCGGGAGAAGCGCGCCAAGCTGAAGGAGTCGGAGGCGGAGCTGGCGCGGCGGCACGAGGCCACGCGGCGCGCGCTGGAGGCGCAGGCGCGCGAGCTGGACGAGCGCCAGCGCGCGCTGCACGCCGAGCGCCTCGCCTGGGAGCGCGACACCGGCCTCTCGCTCGACGACCTGCGCCGCCGCTCGCTCGAGGCCAACTCCAAGGA GACTGTCGACGGCAAGGATAAGAAGGATAAGAAAAAGAAAGGTTTGTTTTAA
- the LOC110374080 gene encoding septin-7 isoform X6 yields MFSTLKKTLSLKKRKNGKIKYEIDSENLQSKRELFFKSDSVSGGGVSATGPPIAAPPAPPSVLKDALAKRATTLPDQLENNHHESNGSISKLSNSVSVDANKPPSSAPPPTPAPPVPTSAPPGAPLRSTENIIKKPDHPPVAPKPELPKLEKPKTKELDGYVGFANLPNQVYRKAVKKGFEFTLMVVGETGLGKSTLINSLFLTDVYDRDKHPGPSLRVKKTVGVETSVVILKENGVNLTLTIVDTPGFGDAVDNSNCWQPIIDFVESKYEEFLNAESRVTRKAAPPDTRVHCCLYFIAPSGHGLKPLDVEFMQRLGDKVNIIPVIAKADTMTPEECKDFKEQIMKEISQHKIKIYDFPESTGEEGEVAEAARGLRTRVPFAVVGANTVIETDGRRVRGRKYPWGIAEVENLEHCDFLALRNMVIRTHLQDLKDVTSSVHYENYRCRKLAGLSHDGKPHRINSNNLCPQGLMNSFMTVWNPLAQMEEEKREHDLKMKKMESEMEQVFEMKVREKRAKLKESEAELARRHEATRRALEAQARELDERQRALHAERLAWERDTGLSLDDLRRRSLEANSKETVDGKDKKDKKKKGLF; encoded by the exons atgtttAGTACACTAAAGAAAACATTAAGTTTAAAGAAACGGAAGAACGGAAAAATTAAATACGAAATTGACAGTGAAAAT tTACAAAGTAAACGAGAATTGTTCTTCAAGTCGGACTCAGTGAGTGGCGGCGGCGTGAGTGCGACGGGTCCGCCGATAgcagcgccgcccgcgccgccctccGTGCTGAAGGACGCGCTCGCCAAGCGCGCCACTACGTTGCCCGACCAGCTGGAGAACAACCACCACGAGTCCAACGGCAGCATCAGCAAGCTCAGCAACAGCGTCTCTGTGGACGCCAACAAGCCGCCCAGCTCGGCGCCGCCCCCTACCCCAGCGCCCCCCGTGCCCACCTCGGCGCCTCCTGGTGCGCCGCTGCGCTCTACAGAGAACATCATCAAG aaaccggACCACCCACCAGTTGCGCCAAAACCTGAATTACCAAAATTAGAAAAGCCAAAAACCAAAGAATTAGATGGATATGTCGGATTTGCAAACCTACCAAACCAAGTATACAGAAAAGCAGTAAAAAAGGGATTCGAATTCACGTTAATGGTTGTAG GTGAAACGGGGTTGGGCAAGTCAACGTTAATAAACTCACTGTTTTTGACGGACGTATACGATCGGGACAAACATCCGGGTCCTTCACTACGCGTCAAGAAAACGGTCGGCGTGGAGACCAGCGTGGTGATCCTCAAAGAGAATGGAGTCAACCTTACACTAACAATAGTCGACACACCAGGCTTCGGCGATGCAGTCGACAACAGCAATTG ttGGCAACCTATCATCGACTTCGTTGAGTCGAAGTATGAAGAGTTCCTGAACGCAGAGTCGCGGGTGACGCGCAAGGCGGCGCCGCCCGACACGCGCGTGCACTGCTGCCTGTACTTCATCGCGCCCAGCGGGCACGGCCTCAAGCCGCTAGACGTCGAGTTCATGCAGCGGCTCGGAGACAAAGTCAACATCATTCCGGTCATCGCGAAAGCGGACACTATGACTCCGGAGGAGTGTAAAGATTTCAAAGAACAG ATAATGAAAGAAATAAGTCAACACAAAATCAAGATCTACGACTTCCCGGAGAGCACGGGCGAGGAGGGCGAGGTGGCGGAGGCGGCGCGGGGGCTGCGCACGCGGGTGCCGTTCGCCGTGGTGGGCGCCAACACCGTCATCGAGACCGACGGCCGGCGCGTGCGCGGCCGCAAGTACCCCTGGGGCATCGCCGAGG TGGAAAACCTGGAACACTGCGACTTTCTGGCGTTGCGCAACATGGTGATAAGGACGCATCTCCAGGATCTGAAGGACGTAACGAGCTCCGTACACTATGAGAACTACCGCTGCCGGAAGCTCGCCGGCCTCTCTCACGACGGGAAACCGCACAGAATCAATTCCAACAA TTTGTGCCCGCAAGGATTGATGAACAGTTTCATGACCGTTTG GAATCCTTTGGCGCAAATGGAGGAAGAAAAGCGGGAACATGATCTTAAGATGAAGAAAATGGAAAGTGAAATGGAGCAG GTGTTCGAGATGAAGGTGCGGGAGAAGCGCGCCAAGCTGAAGGAGTCGGAGGCGGAGCTGGCGCGGCGGCACGAGGCCACGCGGCGCGCGCTGGAGGCGCAGGCGCGCGAGCTGGACGAGCGCCAGCGCGCGCTGCACGCCGAGCGCCTCGCCTGGGAGCGCGACACCGGCCTCTCGCTCGACGACCTGCGCCGCCGCTCGCTCGAGGCCAACTCCAAGGA GACTGTCGACGGCAAGGATAAGAAGGATAAGAAAAAGAAAGGTTTGTTTTAA
- the LOC110374080 gene encoding septin-7 isoform X4 yields the protein MLSLIIYVTVQCPCCGKHSPDGSAGLRGLSRLLLFWIDLQSKRELFFKSDSVSGGGVSATGPPIAAPPAPPSVLKDALAKRATTLPDQLENNHHESNGSISKLSNSVSVDANKPPSSAPPPTPAPPVPTSAPPGAPLRSTENIIKKPDHPPVAPKPELPKLEKPKTKELDGYVGFANLPNQVYRKAVKKGFEFTLMVVGETGLGKSTLINSLFLTDVYDRDKHPGPSLRVKKTVGVETSVVILKENGVNLTLTIVDTPGFGDAVDNSNCWQPIIDFVESKYEEFLNAESRVTRKAAPPDTRVHCCLYFIAPSGHGLKPLDVEFMQRLGDKVNIIPVIAKADTMTPEECKDFKEQIMKEISQHKIKIYDFPESTGEEGEVAEAARGLRTRVPFAVVGANTVIETDGRRVRGRKYPWGIAEVENLEHCDFLALRNMVIRTHLQDLKDVTSSVHYENYRCRKLAGLSHDGKPHRINSNNLCPQGLMNSFMTVWNPLAQMEEEKREHDLKMKKMESEMEQVFEMKVREKRAKLKESEAELARRHEATRRALEAQARELDERQRALHAERLAWERDTGLSLDDLRRRSLEANSKETVDGKDKKDKKKKGLF from the exons ATGTTGAGTTTGATTATTTACGTTACAGTACAATGTCCGTGCTGTGGTAAACACTCGCCGGATGGCAGTGCTGGGCTACGAGGGCTCAGTAGGCTATTGCTATTCTGGATCGAT tTACAAAGTAAACGAGAATTGTTCTTCAAGTCGGACTCAGTGAGTGGCGGCGGCGTGAGTGCGACGGGTCCGCCGATAgcagcgccgcccgcgccgccctccGTGCTGAAGGACGCGCTCGCCAAGCGCGCCACTACGTTGCCCGACCAGCTGGAGAACAACCACCACGAGTCCAACGGCAGCATCAGCAAGCTCAGCAACAGCGTCTCTGTGGACGCCAACAAGCCGCCCAGCTCGGCGCCGCCCCCTACCCCAGCGCCCCCCGTGCCCACCTCGGCGCCTCCTGGTGCGCCGCTGCGCTCTACAGAGAACATCATCAAG aaaccggACCACCCACCAGTTGCGCCAAAACCTGAATTACCAAAATTAGAAAAGCCAAAAACCAAAGAATTAGATGGATATGTCGGATTTGCAAACCTACCAAACCAAGTATACAGAAAAGCAGTAAAAAAGGGATTCGAATTCACGTTAATGGTTGTAG GTGAAACGGGGTTGGGCAAGTCAACGTTAATAAACTCACTGTTTTTGACGGACGTATACGATCGGGACAAACATCCGGGTCCTTCACTACGCGTCAAGAAAACGGTCGGCGTGGAGACCAGCGTGGTGATCCTCAAAGAGAATGGAGTCAACCTTACACTAACAATAGTCGACACACCAGGCTTCGGCGATGCAGTCGACAACAGCAATTG ttGGCAACCTATCATCGACTTCGTTGAGTCGAAGTATGAAGAGTTCCTGAACGCAGAGTCGCGGGTGACGCGCAAGGCGGCGCCGCCCGACACGCGCGTGCACTGCTGCCTGTACTTCATCGCGCCCAGCGGGCACGGCCTCAAGCCGCTAGACGTCGAGTTCATGCAGCGGCTCGGAGACAAAGTCAACATCATTCCGGTCATCGCGAAAGCGGACACTATGACTCCGGAGGAGTGTAAAGATTTCAAAGAACAG ATAATGAAAGAAATAAGTCAACACAAAATCAAGATCTACGACTTCCCGGAGAGCACGGGCGAGGAGGGCGAGGTGGCGGAGGCGGCGCGGGGGCTGCGCACGCGGGTGCCGTTCGCCGTGGTGGGCGCCAACACCGTCATCGAGACCGACGGCCGGCGCGTGCGCGGCCGCAAGTACCCCTGGGGCATCGCCGAGG TGGAAAACCTGGAACACTGCGACTTTCTGGCGTTGCGCAACATGGTGATAAGGACGCATCTCCAGGATCTGAAGGACGTAACGAGCTCCGTACACTATGAGAACTACCGCTGCCGGAAGCTCGCCGGCCTCTCTCACGACGGGAAACCGCACAGAATCAATTCCAACAA TTTGTGCCCGCAAGGATTGATGAACAGTTTCATGACCGTTTG GAATCCTTTGGCGCAAATGGAGGAAGAAAAGCGGGAACATGATCTTAAGATGAAGAAAATGGAAAGTGAAATGGAGCAG GTGTTCGAGATGAAGGTGCGGGAGAAGCGCGCCAAGCTGAAGGAGTCGGAGGCGGAGCTGGCGCGGCGGCACGAGGCCACGCGGCGCGCGCTGGAGGCGCAGGCGCGCGAGCTGGACGAGCGCCAGCGCGCGCTGCACGCCGAGCGCCTCGCCTGGGAGCGCGACACCGGCCTCTCGCTCGACGACCTGCGCCGCCGCTCGCTCGAGGCCAACTCCAAGGA GACTGTCGACGGCAAGGATAAGAAGGATAAGAAAAAGAAAGGTTTGTTTTAA